Genomic segment of Streptomyces sp. NBC_01210:
CGGCACCTGGATCAGCGTCGTCAACCACTACGAGACGTTCGCCACGCCCCGCGCGGTGGCCCGCGCCGCCGTGGTGGAACTCCAGGGCGCCGAGCTCGTCCCCCTCGTCCTCGCCTGATCCGGGAGCACCGCCATGACCGTACGCAAGAACCAGGCCCGGCTGACCGCCACCGAGAAGCGCCGCTTCGTCGACGCGCTGCTCGAGCTCAAGCGCAATGGGCAGTACGACACCTTCGTCACCACTCACAACGGCTTCATCATGAGCGACACCGACAACGGCGACCGGGTCGGCCATCGCTCGCCGTCCTTCCTGCCGTGGCACCGCAGGTTCCTCATACAGTTCGAGCAGCAACTCCAGGCCGTGGACCCCTCCGTGGCGCTCCCGTACTGGGACTGGACGGCGGACCGTACCGCGGGCTCCTCCCTCTGGGCGGCGGACTTCCTCGGCGGCACCGGCCGCAGCAGGGACGGACAGGTGATGGACGGCCCGTTCGCGTCCGCCGCGGGCAAATGGCCGGTGAACATACGCGTCGACGGTCGCGGCTATCTGCGCCGGGAGCTCGGCGCGGGCGGACAACAGCTGCCGACCCGGGCCGAAGTCGACTCCGTGCTCGCCATGGCCACCTATGACGCTCCGCCGTGGAACAGCGCGTCGGACGGCTTCCGCAACCACCTGGAAGGCTGGCGCGGCGTCAACCTGCACAACCGGGTGCATGTGTGGGTGGGCGGCCAGATGACCACAGGAGTTTCCCCGAACGACCCGGTGTTCTGGCTGCACCACGCCTTTATCGACAAGCTCTGGGCCGACTGGCAGGCCCGGCACCCGGGCTCCGCCTATCTGCCGGCCGCCGGGACGGCCAATGTCGTGGACCTCCACGACACGATGCGCCCGTGGAACAACGTGACCCCTGCCGACATGCTCGACCACACCCGCTACTACACATTCGACACAGCGGCCTAGCGGAGGGACCGCGCGAGGTAGGGCGCGGTACGGCTGCCGGCCGTGCCCGCCACCTCGCCCGGTGTACCGGCGGCGACGATGCGACCGCCTTCGTCGCCGCCACCCGGACCGAGGTCGATGACCCAGTCCGCGCCCGCCACCACCTCCATGTCGTGCTCGACGACCACCACCGAGTGGCCCGCGTCGACCAGACCGTGCAACTGCCGCATCAGCACCTCGACATCGGCGGGATGCAGCCCGGTGGTCGGCTCGTCCAGCACATAGAAGGTGTGCCCGCGCCGCACCCGCTGCAGTTCGGTGGCGAGCTTGATGCGCTGAGCCTCGCCGCCCGACAGCTCGGTCGCGGGCTGGCCGAGGCGCAGATAGCCGAGCCCCACATCGAGCAGGGCGCGCAGGCTGCGTTCGGCCGCGGGGACACCGGTGAAGAACTCCGCCGCGGCCTCCACCGTCAGATCGAGCACCTCGGCGATGCTCAGGCCCCCGTAACGGACTTCGAGCGTCGACGGGTTGTAGCGGGCACCGTGGCAGTCCGGGCACGGGGCGTAGGTGCTGGGCAGAAAGAGCAGCTCCACCGAGACGAAGCCCTCACCCTGACAGGTCTCGCAGCGCCCTCCCGCCACATTGAAGGAGAACCGGCCCGCCTTGTAGCCGCGTGCCCTGGCTTCGTCGGTGGCGGTGAAGAGCTTGCGGATGACGTCGAACAGACCGGTGTACGTGGCGAGATTGGAGCGCGGCGTACGGCCGATGGGGCGCTGGTCCACCTGGACCAGACGCTGCACGGCCGCCATCCCCTCGACCGAGAAGCACCCGGCCGCCGACGCCGCGTCCGTCCCGTCGCTGTCCGGCGCATCCGAGCCCAGCCGTTCCGCGAGAGCGCCCGCGAGCACCTGCCCGACCAGAGTCGACTTACCCGAACCCGAGACGCCGGTCACCGCGGTGAACACCCCGAGCGGGAACCGCGCGTCCACGCCGCGCACATTGTGCCGCTCGACCCCGTTCAGCCGCAGCCAGCCCGCCGGCGCGCGGGCCTCGCGCACCGGCGCGGACCGCCGCTCGAACAGGAACCGCCGAGTCGCCGACGTGTCGACCCCGGCCAGATCCGCCACCGGGCCGCTGTGCAGCACAAGACCGCCGTGCTCGCCCGCATGCGGCCCCACATCGACGAGCCAGTCCGCGCTGCGTACGACATCGAGATGGTGCTCCACCACGAAGACCGAGTTGCCCGTTGCCTTGAGCCGCTCCAGAACCACCAGCAGCGCCTCGGTGTCCGCCGGATGCAGACCGGCCGACGGCTCGTCGAGTACGTACACGACGCCGAACAGACCGGAACGCAGCTGGGTGGCCAGCCGCAGCCGCTGCAGCTCTCCGCTGGACAGGGTGGGCGCGGTGCGGTCCAGGCTGAGATAGCCGAGCCCCAGTTCGGTGACCGTGCCGATCCGGGCGAGGAGATCGGCGGTCAGCACCCGTGCGGTCTCGGAGCCGCCCGCGGCGCCCGATTCGAGCACCTCGGCGAGTCCGGTCAGCGGCAGCGCCGCCAGTTCGGCGATCGTACGGCCCGCGAACGTCACCGCCAGTGCCTCGGGACGCAGCCTGCTGCCCCCGCACGACGGACAGGGCGCACTGACCAGGAACCGCTCGGCCCTGGTGCGCAGCGTCTGGCTCTTGGAGTCCGCGAAGGTGTGCAGGACATAGCGCTGGGCGCTCATGTACGTGCCCTGGTACGGGCGTTGGATGCGGCCTGCCTCCCGTACCGGATGCACCGTGACGACCGGCTGCTCGTCCGTGAACAGGATCCAGTCCCGGTCCTTCTGGTCGAGCTCGCGCCACGGCCGGTCGATGCCGTACCCCAGAGCGTCCAGCACATCGCGGAGGTTCTTGCCCTGCCAGGCCCCCGGCCAGGCCGCGATCGCGCCGTCCCGGATGGACAGCGACGGATCGGGGACGAGCAGTTCCTCGCTGGTGCGGTGGATGCGGCCCAGACCGTGGCACTCGGGGCAGGCCCCGGCGGCCGTGTTCGGCGAGAAGGCGTCCGAGTCCAGGCGCTTGGCCCCCTCGGGATGGTCACCCGCCCGCGAGAACAGCATCCGCAGCGAATTGGAGAGCGTGGTGACTGTTCCGACCGAGGAGCGCGAGGTGGGCGATGAACGGCGCTGCTCCAGCGAGACCGCGGGCGGCAGCCCGGTGATCTCGCCGACCTTGGGCGCGCCCACCTGGTGGATCAGCCGGCGGGCGTAGGGGGCGACGGACTCGAAGTAGCGCCGCTGCGCCTCGGCGTAGATCGTGCCGAAGGCGAGCGAGGACTTCCCGGACCCCGAGACACCGGTGAAAACGACGAGGGCATCGCGCGGGATGTCCACGTCGACGCCGCGCAGATTGTGCTCATGGGCGCCGCGGACACGGACGTACGGGTCGTGAGGGCTGTGCATAGCGGACGATTCTAGGCGTCCGCGCTGGTCAGCCCGGCGATCCGGGCGAGGCGCCGGAAGGAGTCCAGCAGAGCCTCGCGGTCGTACGTACTCGTCGTGACCAGCACCTCGTCGGCGGCACTGTCCTTCACCACCGCCTCCAGCGCCTCCGTGACCTGCTGCTCGGTCCCCGCGATATGCCCGGTGAGCCCGGACTCGTAGAACTCGCGCTGCTTCGCCGTCATCGTCAGCTCCTCGATCCGCTCCGGTGGGACGAGCGGCGGGAACACGCCGTGCGTACGGGAGTACGCCAGCGACCAGGCCTCCGGCATCAACAGCCGGCGTGCCTCCTCCTCCGTGGCGGCGACCACGACCGTGCCCGCGATGACCACATAGGGCCGCTCGGACCAGGCGGAAGGACGGAAGTCCTGCCGATAGCGGTCGACGGCGGTCAGCATTCGGTCACGGCCCCGGATGTCGCCGATGACCAGCGGCAGCCCGGCCTCGGCCGCGATCTTTGCCCCTTCGCCGGTGGCCAGGAGGTACGGCGGGACGCGCAGACCCTCCGCCGGGCGGGCGTGCACCTGCGGATGCGCCGTCCGTTCTCCCGTGAACCAGCCGAGCAGCTCCTCCAACTGCTCGGCGAAGTCCTCCGCGTCCTTCATGTCGCGGCCCAGCGCCCGGCGTATCCCGTCCGTGAAGCCGACCGAGCGGCCCAGACCCATGTCGATCCGGCCCGGGAAGAGCGACTCCAGCACCCCGAACTGCTCGGCAACGACCAGCGGTTGATGGTTGGGGAGCATCACGTCGCCCGTGCCGACGCGGATCGTCGAGGTCGCGGCGGCGACGGCCGAGGCCAGGACGGTCGGCGCGGAGCCCGCCACCCCCGGCACGCTGTGGTGTTCGGAGACCCAGAAGCGGTGATAGCCGAGCGCCTCCAGCTCCTGCGCGAGCCGCACGGTGTCGCGCAGGGCTTCCTGCCCGTCGTGCCCCTCGCGGGTGCGGGAACGGTCGAGTACGGAGAGGCGGGCGGACGCGATCACTGATCTCACACCCGGTGACAACGCCCTTGCCACGCCAGGATTCCCTAGGCTGGGGGCCGTGACGCGAAGCAGCAGGCCACTGGCCGTATTCGACCTGGACGGGACGCTCGCCGACTCCGGGCACCGGCAGCACTTCCTCGAGCGCAAGCCGCGCGACTGGGACGCCTTCTTCACGGCTGCCCCCGACGACCCGCCGCTGGCGAAGGGCATCGAGCTGTGCCTGCAGGCCGCTGAGGAGTGCGAGGTCAGGTACCTCACGGGCAGGCCGGAACGGTGCCGCAGGGACACCCTCGACTGGCTGGCGGCGCAGGGGCTGCCGGAGGGGAAGGTGTTCATGCGGCGCAACGACGACCGCCGGCCGGCCCGCACCACCAAGCTGGAGATCCTGCGGCGGCTGGGCCGGGACCGGGAGATCCGGATGCTGGTGGACGACGACGAGCTGGTGTGCGACGAGGCCGAACGGGCCGGCTTCCCGGTCGTACGGGCCCGGTGGGCGGCCGGTACGACCGAGGCGCTGAAGGACGCTCAGGAGCGCGAGGGCCGTACCTGACCCACCCTGGTCCCGACCTGAGCCGCCCTGATCCCGACCTGAGTCGCCCTGATCCCGACGGCCGGCGGACGGTCCGCTCGTCAGCCGGTCACTCGCCGTCCTCGAGGCGGAAGCCCACCTTGAGGCCGACCTGATAGTGCTGGATCTGCCCGTCGACGATCTGGCCGCGGACCTGGGTCACCTCGAACCAGTCCAGTCCCCGAAGGGTCTGGGCCGCACGGGTGATGCCGTTGTGGATGGCCTGGTCGACGCCCTCCGGTGAGGTGCCGACGATCTCGGTGACCCGGTAGGTGTGATTCGACATGTGTGTCGCACTCCTCTCTGTACGTTCACTCAACGGTGCCCCACCAGGAGGCGCTGCGCGAGGCGTCGGGAACGGATCGGTCGTCCGCGGCCGGCCGGTGCGAGCCGGGGGACGATGCGGTAGCGGTCGCGCGAGGGGCTCAGGTCACCGCACGGAGCGCCGCCTGCCGTGGGCCGGAACGACCTTCGAGGACACGGTGCCCGGCCGCCAGTCCATGCTCAAGGGCGCGGACGCCAGGCGGGCGTCCGCCCACCCTCGCGGGTGTCCTCGGGGTGAGGAGAGCACCGTGGCGACGGCCGCGGGAGCCGCGCAAGGCAGGGCCACACCACATTCTCCGCAGTGG
This window contains:
- the melC2 gene encoding tyrosinase MelC2, with product MTVRKNQARLTATEKRRFVDALLELKRNGQYDTFVTTHNGFIMSDTDNGDRVGHRSPSFLPWHRRFLIQFEQQLQAVDPSVALPYWDWTADRTAGSSLWAADFLGGTGRSRDGQVMDGPFASAAGKWPVNIRVDGRGYLRRELGAGGQQLPTRAEVDSVLAMATYDAPPWNSASDGFRNHLEGWRGVNLHNRVHVWVGGQMTTGVSPNDPVFWLHHAFIDKLWADWQARHPGSAYLPAAGTANVVDLHDTMRPWNNVTPADMLDHTRYYTFDTAA
- a CDS encoding LLM class flavin-dependent oxidoreductase, encoding MRSVIASARLSVLDRSRTREGHDGQEALRDTVRLAQELEALGYHRFWVSEHHSVPGVAGSAPTVLASAVAAATSTIRVGTGDVMLPNHQPLVVAEQFGVLESLFPGRIDMGLGRSVGFTDGIRRALGRDMKDAEDFAEQLEELLGWFTGERTAHPQVHARPAEGLRVPPYLLATGEGAKIAAEAGLPLVIGDIRGRDRMLTAVDRYRQDFRPSAWSERPYVVIAGTVVVAATEEEARRLLMPEAWSLAYSRTHGVFPPLVPPERIEELTMTAKQREFYESGLTGHIAGTEQQVTEALEAVVKDSAADEVLVTTSTYDREALLDSFRRLARIAGLTSADA
- the uvrA gene encoding excinuclease ABC subunit UvrA, producing the protein MHSPHDPYVRVRGAHEHNLRGVDVDIPRDALVVFTGVSGSGKSSLAFGTIYAEAQRRYFESVAPYARRLIHQVGAPKVGEITGLPPAVSLEQRRSSPTSRSSVGTVTTLSNSLRMLFSRAGDHPEGAKRLDSDAFSPNTAAGACPECHGLGRIHRTSEELLVPDPSLSIRDGAIAAWPGAWQGKNLRDVLDALGYGIDRPWRELDQKDRDWILFTDEQPVVTVHPVREAGRIQRPYQGTYMSAQRYVLHTFADSKSQTLRTRAERFLVSAPCPSCGGSRLRPEALAVTFAGRTIAELAALPLTGLAEVLESGAAGGSETARVLTADLLARIGTVTELGLGYLSLDRTAPTLSSGELQRLRLATQLRSGLFGVVYVLDEPSAGLHPADTEALLVVLERLKATGNSVFVVEHHLDVVRSADWLVDVGPHAGEHGGLVLHSGPVADLAGVDTSATRRFLFERRSAPVREARAPAGWLRLNGVERHNVRGVDARFPLGVFTAVTGVSGSGKSTLVGQVLAGALAERLGSDAPDSDGTDAASAAGCFSVEGMAAVQRLVQVDQRPIGRTPRSNLATYTGLFDVIRKLFTATDEARARGYKAGRFSFNVAGGRCETCQGEGFVSVELLFLPSTYAPCPDCHGARYNPSTLEVRYGGLSIAEVLDLTVEAAAEFFTGVPAAERSLRALLDVGLGYLRLGQPATELSGGEAQRIKLATELQRVRRGHTFYVLDEPTTGLHPADVEVLMRQLHGLVDAGHSVVVVEHDMEVVAGADWVIDLGPGGGDEGGRIVAAGTPGEVAGTAGSRTAPYLARSLR
- a CDS encoding phosphatase domain-containing protein is translated as MTRSSRPLAVFDLDGTLADSGHRQHFLERKPRDWDAFFTAAPDDPPLAKGIELCLQAAEECEVRYLTGRPERCRRDTLDWLAAQGLPEGKVFMRRNDDRRPARTTKLEILRRLGRDREIRMLVDDDELVCDEAERAGFPVVRARWAAGTTEALKDAQEREGRT
- a CDS encoding dodecin; translated protein: MSNHTYRVTEIVGTSPEGVDQAIHNGITRAAQTLRGLDWFEVTQVRGQIVDGQIQHYQVGLKVGFRLEDGE